From a region of the Phaeodactylum tricornutum CCAP 1055/1 chromosome 4, whole genome shotgun sequence genome:
- a CDS encoding predicted protein, whose product MSLAKKRKAVDHKKSNGNQSKSSKVLDFDQDAFHVEIGYSELSMEGIHARIQDLCRGVPKIPDSKFAEKEGGKGSDSSGSRETLPQPIQEFHFNKTEIREWATSLQTVLEEFHLLVACVSPATYAWGTDRSGAADQNLSLLSNEFMRAQEQLIARVSPRLNDVLAPVVTLVTDKTVTEKVDGKEVKQNYFITTHEDPDYANLCYTILARNAASLRQVVIANFDKLLRAVHDFLNAQHKDNQHDSRGFVY is encoded by the coding sequence ATGAGCCTTGccaaaaagcgaaaagctGTCGATCACAAAAAAAGCAATGGAAACCAATCCAAGAGTTCCAAAGTTCTAGACTTTGACCAGGATGCGTTTCACGTTGAGATCGGCTACTCGGAACTTTCCATGGAAGGTATTCACGCTCGGATCCAGGATCTTTGTCGGGGAGTCCCAAAGATTCCTGACTCCAAGTTTGCCGAAAAGGAGGGCGGCAAAGGCAGCGATTCTTCTGGATCTCGGGAAACATTGCCGCAGCCCATTCAAGAATTCCACTTTAACAAAACAGAAATTCGCGAATGGGCTACTTCTTTGCAGACAGTCCTAGAAGAGTTTCATTTACTGGTCGCCTGTGTCAGTCCGGCGACATACGCTTGGGGGACCGATCGCTCCGGAGCCGCCGATCAAAATTTGAGTCTCTTGTCGAACGAATTCATGCGCGCTCAAGAGCAGCTCATAGCGAGAGTGTCGCCCCGCTTAAATGACGTACTGGCGCCGGTAGTTACGCTCGTGACGGACAAGACTGTCACCGAAAAAGTCGACGGAAAAGAAGTCAAGCAAAACTACTTCATTACGACTCACGAGGATCCAGACTACGCCAATCTTTGCTACACAATCTTGGCTCGGAACGCCGCGAGTCTCCGACAAGTTGTGATTGCTAACTTTGATAAGTTGCTACGCGCAGTGCACGATTTTTTGAATGCGCAGCACAAAGACAATCAGCATGATTCACGTGGTTTCGTTTATTAA
- the IscS gene encoding precursor of desulfurase cysteine desulfurase IscS (involved in FeS clusters assembly; extension at the N terminus contains putative mitochondrial transit peptide (TargetP score= 0.936); putatively targeted to mitochondrion), which yields MSSTTPLDPRVLDAMAPFMIGSYGNPHSRTHQFGWEAESVVEKARKQVADLIGADAKEIIFTSGATESNNLSIKGAAHFYAKRGKHVITTQTEHKCVLDSCRSLELEGYDVTYLPVQHATGRVDMDLLKATIREDTVLLSVMAVNNEIGTLQPLEEIGTLCRDNKIVFHCDAAQMLGKMPLDVDKYKIDLMSMSSHKVYGPKGIGGLYIRRRPRVRLEPMMSGGGQERGLRSGTLSHFLCAGFGAACEIANKEMDYDHEWITYLSKKLQNGIEERIPEVVRNGDPEHNYIGCLNYSFAYVEGESLLMALKNIAVSSGSACTSASLEPSYVLRALGVDDELAHSSLRFGLGRFTTEEEVDFVLELLEKHVSRLREMSPLWEMVQEGIDLKTIQWTQDAHHH from the coding sequence ATGAGCTCCACAACTCCTTTGGACCCCCGCGTACTGGACGCTATGGCGCCCTTCATGATTGGCAGCTACGGCAATCCTCATTCGCGTACTCATCAGTTCGGCTGGGAAGCCGAAAGTGTGGTAGAAAAGGCGCGTAAGCAGGTGGCGGACTTGATTGGTGCGGACGCCAAGGAGATTATCTTTACGAGTGGTGCCACGGAATCAAACAATTTAAGTATTAAGGGCGCCGCACACTTTTACGCCAAGCGCGGGAAACACGTCATCACTACACAGACAGAGCACAAGTGTGTGTTGGATTCTTGTCGTTCACTGGAATTGGAAGGTTACGATGTCACGTACTTGCCGGTGCAGCACGCTACGGGGCGTGTGGATATGGATCTCCTCAAGGCCACGATTCGTGAGGACACGGTATTGCTCTCCGTCATGGCCGTCAACAACGAAATTGGTACCCTACAACCGCTGGAAGAGATTGGGACCCTGTGCCGTGACAACAAGATTGTTTTCCACTGCGACGCGGCGCAGATGCTTGGCAAGATGCCGCTTGACGTTGACAAGTATAAGATTGATCTCATGTCGATGAGTTCGCACAAAGTATATGGTCCCAAGGGCATCGGTGGTCTCTACATTCGCCGTCGTCCCCGTGTCCGCCTCGAACCGATGATGTCTGGTGGTGGCCAGGAACGTGGATTGCGTTCGGGAACTTTGTCCCATTTTTTGTGCGCCGGCTTTGGCGCCGCTTGTGAGATTGCCAACAAGGAAATGGATTACGATCACGAGTGGATCACGTACCTTTCTAAAAAGCTGCAGAATGGAATTGAAGAACGAATTCCGGAGGTTGTCCGCAACGGTGATCCGGAACACAACTATATCGGTTGTTTGAATTATTCTTTTGCCTATGTCGAAGGCGAATCGTTGCTCATGGCGCTCAAAAATATTGCCGTCTCGTCCGGGTCTGCGTGTACGTCAGCTTCGTTGGAACCGTCGTATGTGTTGCGTGCCTTGGGTGTAGACGACGAACTCGCCCACAGCAGCTTACGCTTTGGTCTCGGCCGCTTCacgacggaagaagaagtggactttgttttggaattgttggaaaagCACGTATCGCGCTTGCGCGAAATGTCTCCATTGTGGGAAATGGTACAAGAAGGCATCGACCTTAAAACCATCCAGTGGACGCAGGATGCGCACCACCATTAA
- a CDS encoding predicted protein has translation MAHRLALASAARLRVSHARLFSSAASSGLDRVQTVENYEHVLNTFAQVRACAVLRTATSDDCPKAMQAAIDGGFQICEFTLTTPNCLQHLADFRAKYDGKVMIGCGTILTIDDAAAAVDAGSEFIITPVMLPDVIEWCKERNIVSVPGCQTPTELVNAYRHGAPLQKLFPGVAGGPGWVKAVSSALPFLSINPTSGVDLDNAGEFLKNGAASVGLVAPLFDPVAVANKDWDQIAQNAAKVMANVREVGPYQRKK, from the coding sequence ATGGCTCACCGACTTGCTCTAGCGTCAGCTGCCCGCCTCCGCGTATCCCACGCGCGTCTCTTTTCGAGCGCGGCTTCATCGGGTCTCGATCGCGTTCAAACCGTCGAAAACTACGAACACGTCCTGAACACCTTTGCGCAGGTCCGTGCTTGCGCCGTTCTCCGGACCGCTACTTCGGATGATTGCCCCAAGGCCATGCAAGCCGCCATTGACGGTGGTTTCCAGATCTGCGAGTTCACCCTCACGACTCCCAACTGTCTGCAGCATCTGGCCGATTTCCGTGCCAAGTACGATGGCAAGGTCATGATTGGATGCGGGACCATTCTGACGATCGATGATGCTGCCGCTGCTGTCGACGCAGGCAGTGAGTTTATCATCACTCCCGTCATGCTTCCCGACGTTATTGAGTGGTGCAAAGAGCGCAACATTGTCTCCGTGCCCGGATGCCAAACGCCCACGGAACTCGTCAACGCGTATCGTCACGGTGCTCCCTTGCAAAAGCTATTCCCCGGTGTCGCGGGTGGACCCGGTTGGGTCAAAGCCGTCTCGTCGGCGTTGCCCTTTTTGAGCATCAACCCCACGTCTGGGGTGGACCTCGACAACGCCGGGGAGTTCCTTAAGAACGGAGCCGCCTCCGTGGGACTCGTCGCACCCCTCTTTGATCCCGTCGCCGTCGCGAATAAGGACTGGGACCAGATTGCTCAGAACGCCGCCAAGGTCATGGCCAATGTGCGTGAAGTCGGACCCTACCAGCGAAAGAAGTAA
- a CDS encoding predicted protein — protein MPRNLDDSTKSFILRVAGFTVTLLVCFILWGHLFFLPRLRRRALKLSSEQGRRAPPHSYETLLLVGCGQTILVLSLLSFLFTLPIILSGRIDSDEAKALSADLTSSINFCEDDFQFSRYVAEPANVASSLGAYLPLAFHGLAGPPSQSWRRRPLRDGVRFAAAYATLGTIGVGSMALHALLTSWTQGGDEIPMLWYTATTCFCAFDILCWWKETHHQWRSERLGAAVGVSAIGATVTYILNRSDFTVFSLLFAIYSQTMILSILYLVIGFDWEHRQPSGPAAGIEFQVHVLLPLATTSGLLTIMSIVVWASEMVYCHTATRDVHLADATVDGEWLRSSGH, from the exons ATGCCGCGAAACTTGGACGACTCCACTAAGAGTTTCATTCTGAGAGTTGCAGGATTCACCGTAACTTTGCTCGTGTGTTTCATCCTTTGGGGGCATCTATTCTTCTTGCCGAGACTGCGACGGAGGGCGTTAAAACTTTCCTCCGAGCAAGGAAGACGTGCGCCACCGCATTCGTATGAAACCCTTCTGTTGGTAGGTTGTGGTCAAACGATCCTCGTCTTATCGCTGCTGTCTTTTCTATTTACGCTACCAATCATCTTGTCCGGAAGGATTGACTCggacgaagccaaggcgTTGTCGGCAGATTTGACGTCTTCCATCAACTTTTGCGAAGACGACTTTCAATTTTCGCGGTACGTTGCGGAACCAGCGAACGTGGCTTCGTCGCTCGGTGCCTACCTTCCCCTCGCATTTCATGGTCTAGCAGGACCACCCTCCCAGAGTTGGCGTCGGCGTCCATTGAGGGATGGCGTCCGCTTTGCTGCCGCCTACGCTACATTGGGCACAATTGGTGTCGGGTCCATGGCGCTCCACGCGCTTTTAACCTCCTGGACACAAGGTGGCGACGAGATTCCTATGCTCTGGTATACGGCCACAACCTGCTTTTGTGCCTTTGATATTTTGTGCTGGTGGAAGGAGACACACCACCAGTGGCGTTCAGAACGCTTGGGAGCAGCCGTTGGCGTATCCGCCATCGGTGCGACTGTTACGTACATTTTGAATCGCAGCGACTTTACAGTTTTTTCCTTACTTTTTGCCATATATTCGCAGACCATGATCTTATCTATCTTGTATCTAGTGATCGGATTCGACTGGGAACATCGGCAGCCGAGTGGACCTGCTGCGGGTATTGAATTTCAGGTACATGTATTGCTGCCACTCGCCACAACTTCGGGCCTCTTGACGATCATGTCGATCGTTGTGTGGGCGTCAGAAATGGTGTATTGCCACACCGCAACTAGAGACGTGCACTTGGCAGATGCCAC CGTGGATGGGGAGTGGCTTCGGTCAAGTGGTCACTAG
- a CDS encoding predicted protein, translating to MELPLVSDVSQTVYWSWPSDSWLESRDLCFSPHYLVSGGFLIRIIDSIACSADDMKRPRDSRTFTFLLVLGFYSPTLWLSQGGVTAWVGPYRRKVTKPDRVSFPTRCTAALRDDESNIPQRPESSRMNDFVAEFLQKSHREANDDTANPSDTTDDVSKAAACISTSTHLIALPVDACHELLLELESVQRAILYHCPLLVHACIAPAVTRLPLLYVRAPSATAVSTDKLYDIVKKTVADVINQEDAEKTSVEAGDNEVRRDDGTPDTGAANDDNISPLLLSFQGLEIDGTGNNVLSTVANVENENGLLRLQRLVSILRERIHTDTGWDTWLPEDPRLALENDVVADPSFRPHIPFMRLPKNWIDFLETENDDQEVWMLPSEKGGNGISPIFWGQWLDDDFGEARMREVAIYNRQGKEKSLDEKAFYLPARSIPLPEGNAALRKQEAKFEAYNEERILQAEALQRKGTNSANDARDDDPLLSKTRNKLYSLYESSSVPGTETKDSSVLPEQNLVDASKGSDSESFMAPKPQRGNTDELDNWTKDRIRNAIESRAKFRSEIDLAKPKEKPPIQENSVFSKYKEGTLAPTQDQPETTRELPPYPSREHCMGFWRVVSSPTGFEVEEGNDSRSDNIILRVDGTTAGGPILDQETRQKTSGGTWRLMGESKEDAGLLVRLVIPPKKERILVMEGRLERISMSSDLPLASSTFGIPELEARKARSTADIEDLLYCSGNVYIEDAITGQNRDEIGSFSLMKLQTPTDPSKYTITIPKPVRNQD from the exons ATGGAATTGCCTCTCGTGTCGGACGTCTCACAAACTGTGTACTGGAGCTGGCCTTCGGACTCTTGGTTGGAATCACGGGACCTTTGCTTTTCCCCACACTATTTGGTTTCCGGAGGATTTCTTATTCGAATCATTGATTCCATTGCTT GCAGCGCCGACGACATGAAAAGGCCCAGAGACTCAAGGACGTTCACGTTCCTACTGGTTTTGGGTTTCTACTCGCCGACTCTGTGGCTATCACAGGGTGGCGTTACTGCGTGGGTGGGTCCATATCGTCGCAAAGTGACGAAACCTGACAGAGTATCCTTCCCGACGCGGTGTACGGCAGCGTTACGAGACGACGAAAGCAACATTCCGCAGCGACCTGAATCCTCACGTATGAACGATTTTGTTGCGGAATTTTTACAAAAGAGCCATCGGGAAGCAAATGATGATACGGCAAACCCCAGCGACACCACCGACGATGTATCAAAGGCCGCTGCTTGCATCTCGACGAGCACACATTTGATTGCCTTGCCCGTTGATGCTTGCCACGAACTCCTactggaattggaaagcgTCCAACGAGCCATCCTGTACCACTGTCCACTTCTCGTCCACGCTTGCATTGCGCCCGCCGTCACGAGACTACCCCTCCTATATGTACGGGCGCCGTCGGCAACGGCAGTTTCCACCGACAAACTTTACGACATTGTGAAAAAAACGGTGGCAGATGTAATCAATCAAGAAGACGCGGAGAAGACCTCAGTTGAGGCAGGCGACAACGAAGTCCGACGCGATGATGGAACCCCGGATACGGGAGCCGCGAACGACGATAATATCAGTCCTCTTCTACTCTCGTTTCAAGGCCTCGAAATCGATGGCACTGGAAACAATGTCTTGTCCACGGTGGCGAACGTTGAAAACGAGAACGGCCTTTTGAGGCTACAACGACTGGTTAGTATTCTACGGGAGCGTATTCATACCGACACTGGGTGGGACACGTGGTTACCGGAGGATCCACGCCTGGCGCTCGAGAACGATGTCGTCGCGGATCCCTCGTTCCGACCCCACATTCCATTCATGCGATTACCGAAAAATTGGATTGACTTTCTCGAAACCGAAAATGACGATCAGGAGGTATGGATGCTACCCAGCGAGAAAGGTGGCAACGGTATTTCACCTATTTTCTGGGGCCAATGGCTGGATGATGATTTTGGGGAGGCCCGCATGCGCGAAGTTGCCATCTACAATCGACAGGGTAAAGAGAAGTCTCTCGACGAAAAGGCTTTTTATCTGCCAGCCCGATCAATTCCGTTGCCCGAGGGCAATGCTGCTTTGAGAAAGCAAGAAGCCAAATTTGAAGCCTATAACGAAGAGCGCATACTGCAAGCCGAGGCGCTTCAACGAAAAGGAACTAACTCCGCCAATGATGCTCGAGATGATGATCCTTTGCTGTCTAAAACCCGTAACAAACTGTATTCTTTATACGAATCCTCTAGTGTCCCAggaacggaaacgaaagattCATCTGTATTGCCCGAGCAGAATCTTGTGGATGCCTCAAAAGGGAGCGACTCGGAATCATTCATGGCGCCCAAGCCGCAGCGTGGAAATACAGACGAACTCGACAATTGGACGAAAGACCGCATAAGAAACGCAATTGAAAGCCGGGCCAAATTTCGCAGCGAAATTGACTTGGCAAAGCCCAAAGAAAAACCTCCTATTCAGGAAAACTCTGTCTTCAGCAAGTACAAGGAGGGAACTTTGGCTCCCACGCAAGACCAGCCGGAGACTACCCGAGAATTGCCACCTTATCCGAGTCGGGAGCACTGCATGGGATTCTGGAGAGTTGTGAGTTCACCAACCGGATTCGAAGTAGAAGAAGGCAACGATAGTCGATCCGACAATATTATTTTGCGAGTTGACGGTACCACAGCAGGCGGTCCCATCCTTGATCAAGAGACGCGGCAAAAAACATCTGGAGGGACTTGGCGCCTCATGGGCGAAAGCAAGGAAGACGCTGGATTGCTGGTGCGACTAGTTATCCCACCGAAAAAGGAGCGCATTCTCGTGATGGAAGGACGCCTGGAACGTATCTCAATGTCTTCGGACTTACCTTTGGCATCGTCAACATTTGGTATCCCCGAACTGGAAGCTAGAAAAGCTAGAAGCACCGCTGATATTGAAGATTTGTTGTATTGCAGTGGTAATGTCTATATTGAAGACGCGATCACGGGACAGAATCGGGATGAAATCGGAAGCTTTTCGCTGATGAAGCTTCAAACTCCTACCGACCCTTCAAAATACACAATTACAATTCCGAAGCCAGTACGAAACCAAGATTAA
- a CDS encoding predicted protein — translation MPTVSYLGTDAVAKIYQALCVAYRAHRGQMRKSGEPFIVHPVEVSLLLSGLKMDAETVMSGLLHDTVEDTDLTFQQVETLFGHTVRSIVEGETKVSKLPKLAFAEYADEQAENLRQMFVAMTSDYRIIIVKLADRLHNMRTLRYMKSEKQIKISRETLDIFAPLAHRMGIWQFKSELEDTSFMYLYPQEYKRLNRRLRLHQQSFQETLEKAQDILQRQLNLDSTLQQQAYKVEVSGRTKEIYSLWHKMETKNVQNLDHIVDVVALRVVISPRDKSVEADKSELSNDSDRGVWLCYHALGLVQHLPGFVPVPTRVKDYISFPKPNGYQSLHTALILNGQTIEVQIRTSMMHQVAEYGMASHWAYTDDKRRGSNEELYSTPWLSSIKEWQNEAVSSRDFVDSVRRELLGKRVFVFLRNGKILNLARGATAIDAAFQIHTEVGLSMHGVEINGKPVPLSYELQNGDVVSILTGSGRPATDWMRYAKSRSTRSKLRSYFRDRQKESLREAGKILL, via the exons ATGCCAACGGTTAGCTACCTGGGAACCGACGCGGTCGCCAAGATTTACCAAGCTCTATGTGTCGCGTACCGCGCCCATCGTGGCCAGATGCGCAAATCTGGGGAACCATTCATCGTACATCCTGTGGAAGTATCCTTGCTTTTGAGCGGCTTGAAAATGGACGCCGAAACTGTCATGTCGGGTTTATTACACGATACCGTCGAAGATACGGATCTCACCTTTCAGCAAGTCGAGACGCTGTTTGGACATACGGTTAGAAGTATCGTCGAGGGCGAAACCAAAGTCAGCAAATTACCAAAGTTGGCGTTTGCCGAATATGCTGATGAACAGGCGGAGAATTTGCGGCAAATGTTTGTGGCCATGACTAGTGATTACCGCATCATTATTGTCAAATTGGCTGATCGGCTTCACAATATGCGAACTCTGCGATACATGAAATCAGAAAAACAAATCAAAATATCACGGGAGACGCTAGACATATTTGCGCCCTTGGCGCATCGCATGGGCATCTGGCAGTTCAAGAGCGAATTGGAGGACACTTCTTTCATGTATTTGTATCCTCAGGAATACAAACGACTGAACCGGCGATTACGACTGCATCAACAAAGCTTCCAGGAGACTCTGGAAAAAGCGCAAGACATCTTGCAGCGTCAGCTAAATCTAGACTCAAcattgcagcagcaagctTACAAGGTTGAGGTTTCAGGGCGTACAAAAGAGATATACTCCCTCTGGCATAAGATGGAAACAAAAAATGTGCAAAACCTCGATCATATAGTCGACGTTGTTGCTCTGCGGGTCGTTATTTCCCCTCGGGATAAATCTGTGGAAGCTGACAAATCAGAATTGTCGAATGATTCGGATCGTGGTGTATGGCTTTGCTACCATGCTCTAGGGCTTGTTCAGCATTTGCCGGGCTTTGTTCCGGTTCCCACCCGAGTCAAAGACTACATATCCTTCCCTAAGCCAAATGGATACCAAAGCTTGCACACGGCATTGATCCTCAACGGCCAAACAATCGAAGTACAGATCCGGACTAGTATGATGCATCAAGTAGCTGAATACG GTATGGCAAGTCACTGGGCGTATACGGACGATAAACGTCGCGGGAGTAATGAGGAGCTATACAGCACGCCCTGGCTTTCATCGATTAAGGAGTGGCAGAATGAAGCAGTTAGCTCAAGGGATTTCGTCGACAGCGTTCGTCGTGAACTTCTTGGCAAGAGAGTTTTTGTCTTCTTGCGCAACGGCAAGATTCTAAACCTAGCTCGGGGTGCCACAGCAATTGATGCTGCCTTTCAGATCCATACCGAAGTTGGCTTGTCAATGCACGGAGTAGAAATCAATGGGAAACCTGTTCCTTTATCCTACGAATTACAAAACGGCGACGTCGTTTCTATTCTTACGGGCAGTGGAAGGCCGGCCACGGATTGGATGCGCTACGCCAAAAGTCGCTCCACGAGATCAAAACTGCGATCCTATTTTCGTGATCGACAAAAGGAAAGTCTTCGAGAGGCCGGGAAGATTCTCCTC
- a CDS encoding predicted protein, translating to MDHRHNECTGVFNRDLSDCGEESRSQLKSSSRRKRSFFLVTPEGNALTVSPGSHSSSHLRGQFPSELPSDWQLHQPDLTSVSQLLAALLLTTALTVLSALDAMHHCLQHETYALLDLVDDDNFQQAYENAISNEGGKCRRMFQNVLVPTGAVTFSLGGVCLVLIYCHSRRGGTCAYATIRVTVKLLLLLLAMFAIQTYSIMAIMLQTRNYSANSSDNPYEHLAAVDHYGHVADNANLYYMAWISEILAISLVYQTVAATFRLTRAAKNQADSALLPATSWDSSYRMDSESRAMWYKSLYRLRIRTGIWMAAFLSSFVVIASSQYVWTQVLWAYASQYSADAKYTTVCRVVRENSNLPPQLCRRTVTSWLSGVIGSALSATAIGMHLAGRWTAADSQLHQQDSLPVWERLLVQNRLPLRTELVLSVLLSIVSGFNAVFATGVQGPAATVGNLYYASWLCFLLYVRIGLGCLEEHHNIEEVGEEINQDGYIAPVLVGRQVGVTSARDMSTLRSSSDTTGKSEQVYTDPLEKDRAPIARKYFFLAIFSLVCAASAYDAASNQNKRLTPVQIYMSTAPCVVSVLSGFLFVLCLSPHCYTIVSRFWIGGSLSIFCFIVWLVNLVLTMHSANSWAVNGIGEIKTANLYYFSWASIITSSIQMMSYLKAAFGVKKNDYMSFVWVGICKVCFVVLGAAMHIWHTISGNCGFDEITIGAVTFCSRTVLAMVVALTGMLVGGLVVAGRMLLMCCPSCQCSRFQTHIEMIISIFLVFLFGAAVALITGIGGPGQSVGDLYYSTWCAFLISIGIFVSCFEQIKLEDMELDSSQPKQLERRKATDNVLV from the coding sequence ATGGATCACCGACACAACGAATGCACCGGAGTTTTCAATAGAGACTTATCTGATTGTGGTGAAGAAAGTCGATCCCAGTTAAAAAGCTCAAGCCGGCGGAAGAGGTCATTTTTTCTCGTCACTCCGGAAGGGAAtgccctcactgtcagcccTGGCTCGCACTCTTCTTCGCACCTCCGGGGCCAATTCCCCTCGGAATTACCCTCGGACTGGCAACTGCATCAACCTGATCTGACTTCCGTTTCTCAGCTTCTAGCAGCTTTGCTTCTGACGACGGCTCTAACGGTGCTGTCCGCACTCGATGCCATGCACCACTGCCTGCAACACGAAACCTACGCTTTGCTCGACctcgtggacgacgacaactTCCAGCAAGCGTACGAGAACGCAATTTCGAACGAAGGAGGGAAGTGCAGGCGCATGTTTCAAAATGTCTTGGTTCCGACAGGTGCAGTCACATTCTCTTTGGGAGGTGTTTGTCTCGTACTCATCTACTGCCACAGTCGTCGGGGCGGCACCTGTGCCTACGCGACGATCAGAGTGACCGTCAAACTGCTACTCTTGCTGTTAGCCATGTTCGCAATTCAAACCTACAGTATCATGGCTATCATGCTGCAGACACGGAACTACTCCGCCAATAGTTCCGACAATCCCTATGAGCACTTGGCGGCCGTTGACCATTACGGTCACGTCGCTGACAACGCTAATCTATACTACATGGCTTGGATCTCGGAGATCCTAGCCATTTCTTTAGTATACCAGACAGTAGCAGCTACGTTTCGTCTCACACGGGCAGCCAAAAATCAAGCGGACAGTGCTTTGCTACCGGCGACATCCTGGGATTCTTCGTACAGAATGGATTCGGAAAGTCGGGCGATGTGGTACAAGTCTCTCTACCGACTGCGTATTCGAACAGGCATATGGATGGCAGCGTTTTTATCAAGTTTTGTAGTAATCGCCAGTTCCCAGTATGTTTGGACACAAGTATTGTGGGCGTACGCTTCGCAGTACAGCGCCGACGCCAAGTACACGACCGTCTGTCGCGTCGTTCGTGAGAATTCCAATCTTCCACCGCAGCTCTGCCGCCGTACAGTTACCTCGTGGCTCTCGGGGGTTATTGGATCAGCACTAAGCGCAACCGCAATTGGTATGCATTTGGCTGGACGCTGGACGGCCGCGGACAGTCAATTGCATCAACAGGACTCTCTGCCGGTGTGGGAGCGTTTACTGGTACAGAACAGATTACCACTGCGTACGGAGCTTGTTTTAAGTGTACTACTCAGTATCGTATCTGGATTCAATGCAGTTTTTGCAACGGGCGTACAAGGACCTGCTGCAACTGTTGGAAACCTGTACTACGCGTCATGGCTGTGCTTCTTGCTCTATGTTCGAATCGGACTGGGATGCTTGGAAGAACATCACAATATCGAGGAAGTGGGAGAAGAAATCAACCAAGACGGATACATTGCACCCGTACTGGTGGGTCGGCAAGTTGGCGTTACTTCGGCAAGAGACATGTCGACTTTGCGGAGTAGTAGTGACACAACGGGAAAGTCGGAGCAAGTATATACTGATCCATTGGAAAAGGATCGGGCGCCTATTGCACGGAAGTACTTCTTTCTTGCTATCTTTTCTTTGGTATGCGCTGCCTCAGCGTACGATGCGGCATCGAATCAAAATAAACGCCTGACACCGGTCCAGATTTACATGAGTACCGCACCCTGTGTTGTGTCCGTTCTTTCTGGTTTTTTATTTGTTCTGTGCCTTTCGCCGCACTGCTACACCATCGTCTCAcggttttggattggtggatCTCTATCCATATTTTGTTTTATCGTTTGGCTTGTCAACTTGGTACTGACGATGCACTCCGCAAATTCTTGGGCTGTGAATGGAATTGGAGAGATCAAGACCGCCAATCTGTACTATTTTTCTTGGGCATCTATTATCACATCTAGCATTCAAATGATGTCTTATCTCAAGGCGGCATTCGGGGTAAAAAAGAACGACTATATGTCCTTCGTTTGGGTCGGCATTTGCAAAGTTTGCTTTGTAGTACTTGGTGCAGCCATGCACATTTGGCACACTATCTCTGGCAACTGTGGTTTCGATGAAATTACAATCGGGGCCGTGACCTTTTGTTCACGAACCGTTCTGGCCATGGTCGTTGCCCTCACAGGAATGCTAGTTGGAGGTCTGGTTGTCGCCGGTCGGATGCTTCTGATGTGCTGTCCGTCCTGTCAATGCAgtcgtttccaaacacaCATCGAGATGATCATTTCTATTTTCTtggtctttctttttggagcCGCAGTAGCGCTGATCACCGGGATTGGTGGACCAGGACAGAGTGTCGGCGACCTTTACTACAGCACATGGTGTGCCTTCTTGATTTCAATTGGAATCTTTGTCAGTTGCTTCGAGCAGATTAAATTAGAAGACATGGAGTTGGACTCCTCACAACCAAAACAGCTTGAACGAAGGAAAGCGACAGACAATGTTCTAGTGTAA
- a CDS encoding predicted protein, translating to MSVDPPKRDKFAALAQQLQLKQASSNVSQSIQIAPQGDKLAAMGAARSTNEDSLSNRSDALRAPRRDKLAAMGQRISPSTGEASLLPESPKQKEQEEAQESRRNAMEERARQRDSVWKDLERAEAATIKLLQLAQETAATLADATNSVIPLTTLSKNAAAYRDTLSNIHDWLSPHSSLVVAYQAPSRTNHVYEARVEWRLAEEKRALLQEFLRLHKHQESVAIEDDALPVTDILKRKRDE from the coding sequence ATGTCCGTTGATCCTCCCAAGCGAGACAAGTTTGCCGCTCTGGCGCAACAATTGCAACTGAAGCAGGCGTCATCCAATGTTTCTCAATCGATACAAATCGCTCCACAAGGTGATAAGCTGGCCGCCATGGGGGCAGCACGATCAACTAACGAAGATTCGCTGTCGAATCGAAGTGATGCGCTACGAGCACCCCGTCGGGACAAGCTAGCCGCCATGGGACAACGGATTTCACCGAGCACTGGTGAAGCATCACTGTTGCCGGAATCACCGAAACAGAAAGAGCAAGAAGAGGCTCAAGAAAGCCGCAGGAACGCTATGGAAGAACGGGCTCGACAGCGCGACTCCGTCTGGAAGGATCTCGAAAGGGCAGAAGCAGCAACCATTAAGCTCCTCCAACTTGCCCAAGAAACAGCAGCGACATTAGCGGACGCGACAAATTCCGTGATACCGTTGACAACGCTGTCTAAAAATGCCGCGGCTTATCGTGATACTCTCTCGAACATTCACGATTGGCTTTCACCACACTCGTCTCTCGTCGTTGCCTACCAGGCACCCTCGCGCACCAATCATGTGTACGAGGCCCGGGTAGAATGGCGGCTAGCCGAAGAGAAACGAGCGCTTCTGCAAGAGTTCTTGCGCCTTCATAAACACCAGGAAAGTGTCGCAATAGAGGACGATGCACTGCCTGTAACGGATATCTTGAAGCGGAAACGAGACGAATAA